A single window of Streptomyces griseoviridis DNA harbors:
- a CDS encoding aspartate aminotransferase family protein, with amino-acid sequence MTAPATTTVAAPEVFDRLRRHLSPALALTGNFAGRGAVEESADGCRVTLSDGRSALDFGSYAVTLLGHRHPAVTAAVRAQLDTMPTSTRSLANPVMAAAAARLSGYLDDRLPKVYFGLGGADVVEVAVKLARLATGRGRVLAVRGGFHGKTVGALALTHSPLYRAGLRGCVVDVVHLDPEDPDAVRREAAAGEVAALVFEPVQGENGAVPLPTEVLRRWCEDAHRAGAFAIADEIQCGLRRCGARSVALADGLPVDAVLLGKPLGGGVVPLSALLCTERMYAPLAADPFLHSATFGGHPLSCAALPAALTAVEELADHGRELAALLDVELAALAERHPGVVGAVRGRGLLRGIDFGSPGTAGAVVVGLAGAGLLVSPCLGRPTTVRLLPPLVATAAEIAEAVGILDAAIVDAAAVTGAG; translated from the coding sequence GTGACCGCACCCGCCACCACCACCGTCGCCGCCCCCGAGGTCTTCGACCGGCTGCGCCGCCACCTCTCCCCCGCCCTCGCCCTGACCGGGAACTTCGCCGGGCGCGGAGCCGTCGAGGAGTCGGCGGACGGCTGCCGGGTGACGCTCTCCGACGGGCGCTCGGCGCTCGACTTCGGCTCCTACGCCGTCACCCTGCTCGGGCACCGGCACCCCGCGGTGACGGCCGCCGTGCGGGCACAGCTCGACACCATGCCGACCTCCACCCGCAGCCTCGCCAACCCGGTCATGGCCGCGGCGGCGGCCCGCCTCTCCGGCTACCTGGACGACCGACTGCCCAAGGTGTACTTCGGACTCGGCGGCGCCGACGTGGTGGAGGTCGCCGTCAAGCTGGCCCGCCTCGCGACCGGCCGCGGCCGGGTCCTCGCGGTGCGCGGCGGCTTCCACGGCAAGACCGTCGGCGCGCTCGCGCTGACCCACAGCCCGCTCTACCGCGCGGGGCTGCGCGGCTGCGTCGTGGACGTCGTCCACCTGGACCCGGAGGACCCCGACGCGGTGCGCCGCGAGGCCGCCGCCGGGGAGGTCGCCGCGCTGGTCTTCGAGCCCGTGCAGGGCGAGAACGGCGCCGTGCCGCTGCCCACCGAGGTGCTGCGGCGGTGGTGCGAGGACGCCCACCGGGCCGGCGCGTTCGCGATCGCGGACGAGATCCAGTGCGGGCTGCGCCGGTGCGGCGCGCGGTCGGTGGCCCTCGCCGACGGGCTGCCGGTCGACGCCGTGCTGCTCGGCAAACCGCTGGGCGGCGGGGTGGTGCCGCTGTCGGCGCTGCTGTGCACCGAGCGGATGTACGCCCCGCTGGCCGCCGACCCGTTCCTGCACTCGGCGACCTTCGGCGGTCATCCGCTGAGCTGCGCCGCGCTGCCCGCCGCGCTCACCGCCGTCGAGGAACTCGCCGACCACGGACGCGAGTTGGCGGCCCTGCTGGACGTCGAGCTGGCCGCTCTCGCGGAGCGTCACCCCGGGGTGGTCGGCGCGGTGCGCGGCCGGGGGCTGCTGCGTGGGATCGACTTCGGCTCGCCCGGGACGGCCGGGGCGGTCGTGGTCGGACTGGCCGGTGCGGGGCTGCTGGTCTCGCCCTGCCTCGGCCGGCCGACCACCGTCCGGCTGCTGCCGCCGCTCGTCGCCACCGCCGCGGAGATCGCGGAGGCGGTCGGGATCCTCGACGCGGCGATCGTGGACGCGGCCGCCGTGACCGGGGCCGGTTGA
- a CDS encoding bile acid:sodium symporter family protein, with protein MRTEEPVQRGTPDDTGDTGEPGGTGGRAARRAVTVFPLLVLAAGAVGLLFPGGFTGWGGAVPYLLGVVMFCMGVTMTPRDFRGVAQRPWAVALGLVAHYVIMPGLGWVVAHLLQLPPQLAAGVILVGCAPSGTASNVVTYLARGDVALSVSVATVSTLVAPLVTPPLTLLLAGEYLAVDAGSMVADILKTVLLPVFAGLAVRLVAGRYVRHALPALPWLSALTIGVIVTVVVAGSADALRSAALLVFVAVVLHNGLGLALGYGAGRLARLGEPGSRAMAFEVGMQNSGLAASLATAHFSPLAALPAAVFSVWHNVSGAVVAAWLSRRGR; from the coding sequence GTGAGAACCGAAGAACCTGTACAGCGCGGCACCCCCGACGACACCGGAGACACCGGAGAGCCCGGCGGCACCGGTGGCCGCGCCGCGCGGCGCGCCGTCACCGTCTTCCCGCTCCTCGTCCTCGCGGCCGGCGCGGTGGGCCTGCTGTTCCCCGGCGGCTTCACCGGCTGGGGCGGGGCGGTGCCCTACCTGCTGGGCGTGGTGATGTTCTGCATGGGCGTGACGATGACGCCGCGGGACTTCCGCGGCGTGGCCCAGAGGCCCTGGGCCGTGGCGCTCGGCCTGGTCGCGCACTACGTGATCATGCCGGGTCTCGGCTGGGTCGTCGCCCATCTGCTCCAGCTCCCGCCGCAGCTCGCGGCGGGCGTGATCCTGGTCGGCTGCGCGCCCAGCGGCACGGCGTCCAACGTGGTGACCTATCTGGCGCGCGGCGACGTCGCGCTCTCCGTCTCGGTGGCCACCGTCTCCACGCTGGTGGCCCCGCTGGTCACCCCGCCGCTGACGCTGCTGCTGGCGGGCGAGTACCTGGCGGTCGACGCCGGTTCGATGGTCGCCGACATCCTCAAGACGGTGCTGCTGCCGGTGTTCGCGGGCCTGGCCGTGCGGCTGGTGGCGGGCCGGTACGTGCGGCACGCCCTGCCGGCACTGCCCTGGCTGTCGGCGCTGACCATCGGGGTGATCGTGACGGTGGTCGTGGCGGGCAGCGCCGACGCCCTCAGGTCGGCCGCCCTGCTGGTGTTCGTCGCCGTGGTGCTGCACAACGGCCTCGGTCTGGCGCTCGGCTACGGCGCGGGGCGGCTGGCCCGTCTCGGCGAACCCGGGAGCCGGGCGATGGCCTTCGAGGTCGGCATGCAGAACAGCGGGCTCGCGGCGTCGCTGGCCACGGCCCACTTCAGTCCGCTCGCGGCGCTGCCGGCCGCGGTCTTCTCGGTCTGGCACAACGTCTCGGGGGCGGTGGTGGCCGCCTGGCTGTCCCGGCGCGGCCGGTGA
- a CDS encoding GNAT family N-acetyltransferase has translation MAPAADRRTGYRVEILPGADALPHEEWERLAPADDPMWARGVFTALEHSSVGPDGYAVLVLRRGGETVAALPLCLFRGLRLDDVVGSRERRLLAPVAASAPRLLRVPMLFCGHLLGQGHVLTREALDAEAAGLLVRGVLGFARRERIGTVVLKDFAAAELAPLRPALEQAGFFLAPGLPDTELALGHNSFDEYVAALPAKPRRNVRSKLRKFRARPELRVDVLDDFAHLLPQVLALYRQVMARAEQRLDVLDHDFLTALHSSTDPGRRLVACFEGDRLVAFLLCLFRGSGAVGARIGLDYRLAHEARLYHIVHYEAIRLAIDAGCTHIRFAQTAYEPKLELGCRLVEQRHAMTHVRPLRRAVLRRVLPRALGAAVTDALEPHRTPAARPRTAPSPGER, from the coding sequence ATGGCCCCGGCCGCAGACCGCCGCACCGGATACCGCGTCGAGATCCTTCCCGGCGCCGACGCGCTGCCCCACGAGGAGTGGGAACGCCTCGCGCCCGCCGACGACCCGATGTGGGCGCGCGGAGTCTTCACCGCGCTCGAACACTCCTCCGTCGGACCCGACGGCTACGCCGTCCTGGTGCTGCGGCGCGGCGGCGAGACGGTGGCCGCGCTGCCCCTGTGCCTCTTCCGCGGCCTGCGCCTGGACGACGTGGTCGGCTCCCGGGAACGCCGGCTCCTCGCGCCCGTCGCCGCGTCGGCCCCGCGCCTGCTGCGGGTGCCGATGCTGTTCTGCGGCCATCTCCTCGGCCAGGGCCATGTCCTCACGAGGGAGGCGCTGGACGCGGAGGCGGCCGGGCTGCTGGTGCGCGGGGTCCTGGGCTTCGCCCGGCGCGAGAGGATCGGCACGGTCGTCCTCAAGGACTTCGCCGCCGCCGAACTCGCCCCGCTGCGCCCGGCGCTCGAACAGGCCGGCTTCTTCCTCGCCCCCGGCCTGCCCGACACCGAACTGGCCCTCGGGCACAACTCGTTCGACGAGTACGTGGCCGCGCTGCCCGCCAAGCCGCGCCGCAACGTCCGCAGCAAACTCCGCAAGTTCCGGGCCCGTCCCGAACTGCGGGTCGACGTCCTCGACGACTTCGCCCACCTGCTGCCCCAGGTCCTCGCGCTCTACCGGCAGGTCATGGCGCGCGCCGAGCAGAGACTCGACGTCCTCGACCACGACTTCCTGACGGCCCTGCACAGCTCCACCGACCCGGGGCGCCGGCTCGTCGCCTGCTTCGAGGGGGACCGGCTGGTCGCCTTCCTGCTCTGCCTGTTCCGCGGCTCGGGGGCCGTCGGCGCCCGCATCGGCCTCGACTACCGCCTCGCCCACGAGGCCCGGCTCTACCACATCGTCCACTACGAGGCGATCCGGCTCGCCATCGACGCCGGCTGCACCCACATCCGGTTCGCGCAGACCGCCTACGAGCCGAAACTCGAACTGGGCTGCCGTCTGGTCGAGCAGCGGCACGCGATGACCCACGTACGCCCCCTGCGCCGCGCCGTCCTGCGCCGGGTGCTGCCGCGCGCGCTGGGCGCCGCGGTCACCGACGCCCTGGAACCGCACCGCACCCCGGCCGCCCGCCCACGGACCGCCCCCTCTCCCGGAGAAAGGTGA
- a CDS encoding beta-glucanase produces MSDVVFTADFTSETQWVAGRSWAYPGGGPTNPADDKLDHLTADPAYSRSGTFRATRRADGLWDTGLLTTEGSAEGFTVRTGDRLDARVRLPVGVGAWPAIWTWRDGGNEVDVFEYHPDNPALLEFSNHVRPSGRDLRADAISPGGAVDLSVTFGRRSVVWSLNGKRVFADGRGVGVGWYASLIVNLSVSAGRYHPHPDAATTELSYTVESLVVHRTAHWPPGV; encoded by the coding sequence GTGAGCGACGTCGTCTTCACCGCAGATTTCACGTCCGAGACCCAGTGGGTCGCGGGCCGCTCCTGGGCCTATCCGGGCGGCGGCCCCACCAACCCCGCCGACGACAAACTCGACCACCTCACCGCGGACCCCGCCTACTCCCGCTCCGGGACCTTCCGCGCCACGCGCCGGGCGGACGGCCTCTGGGACACCGGCCTGCTGACCACCGAGGGCAGCGCCGAGGGCTTCACGGTCCGCACCGGGGACCGGCTCGACGCCCGGGTGCGGCTGCCCGTCGGGGTGGGCGCCTGGCCGGCGATCTGGACCTGGCGGGACGGCGGCAACGAGGTGGACGTCTTCGAGTACCACCCCGACAACCCCGCCCTGCTGGAGTTCAGCAACCACGTCCGCCCGTCGGGACGCGACCTGCGCGCCGACGCCATCAGCCCCGGCGGCGCGGTCGATCTGAGCGTGACGTTCGGCAGGCGCAGCGTCGTCTGGTCGCTGAACGGGAAACGGGTCTTCGCCGACGGCCGCGGGGTCGGGGTCGGCTGGTACGCGTCCCTGATCGTCAACCTCTCGGTGTCCGCGGGCCGTTACCACCCGCACCCCGACGCCGCGACCACCGAGCTGTCCTACACGGTGGAGAGCCTGGTGGTGCACCGCACCGCGCACTGGCCGCCCGGCGTCTGA
- a CDS encoding acyl-CoA dehydrogenase family protein: MKFLHLERATLDTLLPGLDETLARRPLIELESAPSPAIDAFRAAGGPGLLVPAQNAGAGATPLQAVRVQRAVGARCPSLAVATTMHHFSVAGLVEAAKYGTGVEGLLLEAVATDRLLLASGFAEGRTGQNILRPHITAERRGDHVVLNGSKMPCSLSRSMDLLTASVTMKDEDGVDRLAVALIPADTPGIEVRPFWRNPILAGAESDEVVLTDVEVDPQMVVLTDVTADAVPDSLNVAGFLWFELLLTAAYLGVASALVERVLERPGVADDPTPYLVGVDGAMLAVEAVARAMDDEEWGDALLVRALTARYAAQDAIADATRVCLAALGGMAFIGSPDGSYLAAAAVGLTFHPPSRTRMARPLRDFLDGRPLRIG; encoded by the coding sequence GTGAAATTCCTGCACCTCGAACGTGCGACGCTCGACACTCTCCTGCCGGGACTCGACGAGACGCTCGCCCGCCGCCCCCTGATCGAGCTGGAGAGCGCGCCGAGCCCCGCGATCGACGCGTTCCGGGCGGCCGGCGGCCCCGGGCTGCTGGTGCCCGCGCAGAACGCGGGCGCGGGCGCGACGCCCTTGCAGGCCGTGCGGGTCCAGCGGGCCGTCGGCGCGCGCTGCCCCTCCCTCGCGGTGGCCACCACCATGCACCACTTCTCCGTGGCCGGCCTGGTCGAGGCCGCCAAGTACGGCACCGGCGTCGAGGGGCTGCTGCTCGAAGCCGTCGCCACCGACCGGCTGCTGCTCGCCTCCGGGTTCGCCGAGGGCCGCACGGGACAGAACATCCTGCGCCCGCACATCACCGCCGAACGGCGCGGCGACCACGTCGTCCTCAACGGCAGCAAGATGCCGTGCAGCCTCTCCCGCTCGATGGACCTGCTGACCGCGTCCGTCACCATGAAGGACGAGGACGGTGTCGACCGGCTCGCCGTCGCGCTCATCCCGGCCGACACCCCCGGCATCGAGGTACGGCCGTTCTGGCGCAACCCGATCCTGGCCGGGGCCGAGAGCGACGAAGTGGTCCTCACCGACGTCGAGGTCGACCCGCAGATGGTGGTGCTGACCGACGTCACCGCGGACGCCGTGCCCGACTCCCTGAACGTCGCCGGGTTCCTCTGGTTCGAACTGCTCCTCACGGCCGCCTACCTCGGCGTGGCCAGCGCCCTCGTGGAGCGCGTCCTCGAACGCCCCGGCGTCGCCGACGACCCGACCCCCTACCTGGTCGGGGTGGACGGCGCGATGCTCGCCGTCGAGGCGGTGGCGCGGGCGATGGACGACGAGGAGTGGGGCGACGCCCTCCTGGTGCGGGCGCTGACCGCCAGGTACGCGGCCCAGGACGCCATCGCCGACGCCACCCGGGTCTGCCTCGCGGCGCTCGGAGGCATGGCGTTCATCGGCTCCCCCGACGGCTCCTACCTGGCCGCGGCCGCCGTCGGACTGACCTTCCACCCGCCCTCCCGCACCCGGATGGCCCGCCCGCTGCGCGACTTCCTCGACGGCCGCCCCCTGCGCATCGGCTGA
- a CDS encoding cytochrome P450, whose product MDPAHHSEEFGTRFLTRFADCQSALSHPDLLVPDREWCARELTTWAARPAADFFYSSMLAANGPDHDRLRRPVARAFTARRVAALRTAVEAVTDDLVDTFAEAASDGDPANFQELVGHPLPVAVVGRLIGVPDAERQHFAALGRGATRLLEPIRSPEDWTRADRAVVALREYFADLLRARRARPADDLASALLDQRASDGHPLTGRELVDLLLLVFVAGFETTAGLLGLAVFALLTHPDQLALVRADPALRSAAVEEALRWDGPVMMTERIAARPLEVAGAVLPAGASVTTVFAAANRDPLEHPDPDAFLVRRPGTKVLSFSAGAHHCLGASLARMEGAALIGRLFDRLPALALAGEPVRRDSVALRSFDDLPLAAVG is encoded by the coding sequence ATGGATCCGGCGCACCACAGCGAGGAATTCGGCACCCGCTTTCTGACGCGATTCGCCGACTGCCAGAGCGCCCTGTCCCACCCCGACCTCCTGGTCCCCGACCGCGAGTGGTGCGCCCGTGAACTGACGACATGGGCCGCACGCCCGGCTGCGGACTTCTTCTACTCCTCGATGCTCGCCGCCAACGGCCCCGACCACGACCGGCTGCGGCGGCCGGTGGCACGGGCGTTCACCGCCCGCCGGGTGGCCGCGCTGCGGACGGCGGTCGAGGCGGTCACCGACGACTTGGTGGACACGTTCGCCGAAGCCGCGTCCGACGGGGACCCGGCGAACTTCCAGGAACTGGTCGGGCATCCGCTGCCGGTCGCGGTGGTCGGCCGGCTCATCGGCGTACCGGACGCGGAGCGGCAGCACTTCGCCGCGCTGGGCCGGGGGGCCACCCGGCTGCTCGAACCGATCCGCTCCCCGGAGGACTGGACGCGCGCCGACCGCGCCGTCGTCGCCCTGCGGGAGTACTTCGCCGACCTGCTGCGCGCACGCCGCGCCCGGCCGGCCGACGACCTCGCCTCGGCCCTCCTCGACCAGCGCGCGAGCGACGGACACCCGCTCACCGGGCGCGAGTTGGTGGACCTCCTGCTGCTCGTCTTCGTGGCCGGGTTCGAGACCACCGCCGGACTCCTCGGCCTCGCGGTGTTCGCCCTGCTGACCCACCCGGACCAACTGGCCCTGGTCCGCGCCGACCCCGCGCTGCGGTCCGCCGCCGTCGAGGAGGCGCTGCGCTGGGACGGGCCGGTGATGATGACGGAGCGGATCGCCGCCCGCCCCCTGGAGGTGGCGGGCGCGGTCCTGCCCGCCGGGGCCAGCGTGACGACGGTGTTCGCCGCGGCCAACCGCGATCCCCTCGAACATCCGGACCCCGACGCCTTCCTGGTGCGGCGCCCCGGGACGAAGGTGCTCAGCTTCAGCGCGGGAGCCCACCACTGCCTCGGCGCGAGCCTCGCCCGGATGGAGGGCGCCGCGCTGATCGGCCGCCTCTTCGACAGGCTCCCCGCGCTCGCCCTGGCCGGAGAGCCGGTGCGGCGGGACTCCGTCGCGCTGCGCTCCTTCGACGACCTCCCGCTGGCCGCCGTCGGATAG
- a CDS encoding type II toxin-antitoxin system RatA family toxin yields MPRVDVDLRIEVPPDAAWAAVVDVERYPECMESVDSVEVTERTDDRHRTTAWSVRLKGSLLHWTEAEVIDHEARRFSFEQVSGDLGRFAGHWAVRAEPDGTSTVSLHADFDIGIPLLAEMLNPVAADALRENAGQMLAALEQRLLERTATP; encoded by the coding sequence ATGCCACGAGTCGACGTGGACCTGCGTATCGAGGTGCCGCCCGACGCCGCCTGGGCGGCGGTGGTCGACGTGGAGCGCTACCCGGAGTGCATGGAGAGCGTCGACTCGGTCGAGGTCACCGAGCGGACCGACGACCGGCACCGCACCACCGCCTGGTCGGTCCGGCTCAAGGGATCGCTGCTGCACTGGACCGAGGCCGAGGTCATCGACCACGAGGCACGGCGCTTCTCCTTCGAGCAGGTCAGCGGCGACCTCGGGCGGTTCGCCGGACACTGGGCGGTCCGGGCCGAACCGGACGGCACCAGCACCGTCTCCCTGCACGCCGACTTCGACATCGGCATCCCGCTGCTCGCGGAGATGCTCAACCCGGTGGCCGCCGACGCCCTCAGGGAGAACGCCGGCCAGATGCTCGCCGCCCTGGAGCAGCGCCTGCTGGAGCGGACGGCCACCCCGTGA
- a CDS encoding glycoside hydrolase family 3 N-terminal domain-containing protein, whose protein sequence is MTLPRYRDPAAPVADRVRDLLGRMTLTEKVGQVNQRMYGWHAYERADGGHRLTEAFRDEVAAFGGMGALYGLQRADAWSGVGFDDGLDARDGASTAALVQRHVVEHTRLGIPVLLVEEMPHGHQALDGTVLPVNLSVGAAWDPRLYAEAAAAVSAELRSRGAHLALVSALDLVRDPRWGRAEECFGEDPYLAARLTEALVEGAGAAGVGVVLKHFAGQGATVGGRNSAATELGARELHEIHLVAARAGVAAGASGVMAAYNEFDGVPCVANRYLLTEVLRERWGFEGIVMADGGAVDRLVRLAGDPVAAGALALDAGCDLSLWDASFPRLAEAVERGLLSETALDTAVARVLTTKFRLGLFDEEPARAGAVGDGGDAVRDGALPAPGAPAARHQGRGGPDAGDVGERIARASITLLAHDGAVLPLSPSVGRIAVLGPNADSVDQQIGDYTAPQRPGRGVTVLQGVRAAVAPGTEVTHARGCELVGDDPTGVPEAVAAAAGADVAVLVLGGSSARSRTTVFDDNGAAVAGSATASGMTCGEGVDLADLALPAGQLALLDAVSATGTPVVVVLVQGRPHALPELRGRAGAVLSAWYPGPRGGRAVADVLFGVHEPRGRLPVSVPRSAAHLPVFYNGKDHGYRGYVDVSDRPRHAFGHGLSYTDVEYGPPRLSRSRVGADAPALTCRVTVRNTGRRAAHETVQLYLRRLSGGTSWPRVRELRGFVRLLVAPGAEAEAVFEVGQDTLASLDRELAWVVEPGTVALETGPASDRTAGALLEITPAAR, encoded by the coding sequence ATGACCCTCCCCCGCTACCGCGACCCGGCCGCACCGGTGGCCGACCGGGTCCGTGACCTGCTGGGCCGGATGACGCTCACCGAGAAGGTCGGGCAGGTCAACCAGCGCATGTACGGCTGGCACGCCTACGAGCGCGCCGACGGGGGCCACCGGCTGACCGAGGCGTTTCGCGACGAGGTCGCCGCCTTCGGCGGGATGGGCGCGCTGTACGGGCTCCAGCGGGCGGACGCCTGGTCAGGGGTCGGCTTCGACGACGGCCTGGACGCGCGCGACGGCGCGTCGACTGCGGCGCTCGTGCAGCGCCATGTCGTGGAGCACACCCGGCTCGGCATCCCGGTGCTGCTGGTCGAGGAGATGCCGCACGGCCACCAGGCCCTGGACGGCACGGTGCTGCCGGTGAACCTGTCGGTGGGCGCGGCCTGGGACCCGCGGCTGTACGCGGAGGCGGCGGCTGCCGTGAGCGCTGAACTGCGGTCCCGGGGCGCGCACTTGGCGTTGGTGTCCGCGCTCGACCTGGTGCGGGACCCGCGGTGGGGCCGTGCCGAGGAGTGTTTCGGCGAAGACCCTTATCTTGCGGCCCGGTTGACGGAGGCGCTGGTGGAGGGCGCGGGCGCGGCCGGGGTCGGCGTGGTGCTCAAGCACTTCGCCGGTCAGGGCGCCACGGTCGGCGGGCGCAACAGCGCGGCGACCGAACTCGGGGCGCGCGAGCTGCACGAGATCCATCTCGTGGCGGCGCGGGCCGGTGTCGCGGCCGGGGCGAGCGGGGTGATGGCGGCCTACAACGAGTTCGACGGGGTGCCGTGTGTCGCGAACCGGTACCTGCTGACCGAGGTGCTGCGGGAGCGCTGGGGGTTCGAGGGCATCGTCATGGCCGACGGCGGCGCGGTCGACCGGCTGGTGCGGCTGGCCGGCGATCCGGTGGCGGCCGGGGCGCTGGCGCTGGACGCCGGATGCGATCTGAGCCTGTGGGACGCCTCCTTCCCGCGGCTGGCCGAAGCGGTGGAGAGGGGGCTGCTGTCCGAGACCGCGCTGGACACGGCCGTCGCCCGGGTCCTCACGACGAAGTTCCGCCTGGGCCTGTTCGACGAGGAGCCGGCGCGGGCCGGGGCCGTCGGCGACGGCGGTGACGCTGTCCGGGACGGAGCCCTGCCGGCTCCCGGCGCACCGGCCGCGAGGCACCAGGGCCGGGGCGGGCCGGACGCCGGTGACGTGGGTGAGCGGATCGCGCGGGCGTCGATCACCCTGCTCGCGCACGACGGCGCCGTTCTGCCGCTCTCCCCCTCGGTGGGCCGGATCGCGGTGCTCGGGCCGAACGCCGACTCCGTCGACCAGCAGATCGGCGACTACACCGCGCCGCAGCGGCCCGGCCGGGGCGTCACAGTTCTCCAGGGCGTCCGTGCCGCGGTCGCGCCCGGCACCGAGGTCACCCACGCCCGCGGCTGCGAGCTGGTCGGGGACGATCCCACCGGGGTGCCCGAGGCCGTCGCGGCGGCGGCGGGCGCCGACGTGGCGGTCCTGGTGCTCGGCGGTTCGAGCGCCAGGTCCCGCACCACCGTGTTCGACGACAACGGCGCCGCGGTGGCCGGTTCGGCGACGGCGTCCGGCATGACCTGCGGCGAGGGCGTCGACCTGGCGGACCTCGCGCTGCCCGCCGGTCAACTGGCGCTGCTGGACGCGGTGTCGGCGACCGGGACACCCGTCGTGGTGGTGCTGGTCCAGGGCAGGCCGCACGCCCTGCCCGAGCTGCGGGGGCGGGCGGGCGCGGTGCTGAGCGCCTGGTACCCGGGGCCGCGCGGCGGGCGCGCGGTGGCCGACGTCCTGTTCGGCGTCCATGAGCCCCGGGGCCGGCTGCCGGTGTCGGTGCCGCGTTCGGCGGCCCACCTGCCCGTCTTCTACAACGGCAAGGACCACGGCTACCGCGGCTATGTCGACGTGAGCGACCGGCCGCGCCACGCCTTCGGGCACGGGCTGTCGTACACGGACGTCGAGTACGGGCCGCCGAGGCTGTCGCGGAGCCGGGTCGGCGCGGACGCGCCCGCGCTGACGTGCCGGGTCACCGTCCGCAACACCGGGCGCAGGGCCGCCCACGAGACGGTCCAGCTGTATCTGCGGCGGCTGTCGGGCGGCACCTCCTGGCCGCGGGTGCGGGAGCTGCGCGGATTCGTGCGGCTGCTCGTGGCGCCGGGCGCGGAGGCGGAGGCGGTGTTCGAGGTGGGCCAGGACACGCTGGCCTCACTCGACCGGGAGCTGGCCTGGGTGGTGGAGCCGGGGACGGTGGCGCTGGAGACGGGCCCCGCCTCGGACCGTACGGCGGGGGCCCTGCTGGAGATCACCCCGGCCGCCCGCTGA
- a CDS encoding acyl carrier protein yields MPTREDLALLVRTTISDVLGTDVEDVDERTSLLNDYGIDSLELMEIGARLERALKLRIAVEDLTSAQDVGQAIDLLRARTAEPV; encoded by the coding sequence ATGCCCACTCGCGAGGACCTGGCCCTGCTGGTCAGGACCACCATCTCGGACGTACTCGGCACGGATGTCGAGGACGTGGACGAGCGGACCAGCCTGCTGAACGACTACGGCATCGACAGTCTGGAACTGATGGAGATCGGCGCCCGTCTCGAGCGCGCCCTGAAGCTGCGGATCGCGGTGGAGGACCTGACCTCGGCGCAGGACGTCGGCCAGGCCATCGACCTGCTGCGGGCGCGGACGGCGGAACCCGTATGA
- a CDS encoding ferritin-like domain-containing protein, which yields MDRGPVTKTYGADRERLIEVLNQVVATEIVCYLRYSQHAIAASGIDRAQVAAEFTEHAQQEMQHGLWAAERVSQLGGRPDFDPTTLKQRSHTEYVTTDETDLKRMLQENLIAERIVITTYQEMIRWIGESDPTTRRMLERILEEEEEHADDLSDLLGI from the coding sequence ATGGACCGAGGTCCGGTGACGAAGACGTACGGGGCCGACCGCGAGCGTCTGATCGAGGTGCTGAACCAGGTCGTCGCCACCGAGATCGTCTGTTATCTGCGGTATTCGCAGCACGCGATCGCGGCCTCCGGGATCGACCGCGCGCAGGTGGCCGCCGAATTCACCGAGCACGCCCAGCAGGAAATGCAGCACGGCCTGTGGGCCGCGGAGCGGGTCAGCCAGCTCGGCGGCCGTCCCGACTTCGATCCGACGACGCTGAAGCAGCGTTCCCACACCGAATACGTCACCACCGACGAGACGGACCTGAAGCGCATGCTCCAGGAGAACCTGATCGCGGAGCGGATCGTCATCACGACGTACCAGGAAATGATCCGGTGGATCGGCGAGAGCGACCCGACCACGCGGCGGATGCTGGAGAGGATCCTGGAGGAAGAGGAGGAGCACGCCGACGATCTGAGCGATCTGCTCGGCATCTGA